A section of the Acipenser ruthenus chromosome 39, fAciRut3.2 maternal haplotype, whole genome shotgun sequence genome encodes:
- the LOC117966521 gene encoding cell adhesion molecule 2-like, translated as MMSTEVFLCLVLVLLSDVLHPWSEVQGLVEGLEVHQPAQLSAALGETVTLHCNFTCTLQDRDWLYGKFYRVKGGNKIHIDNKTVSQTTCTVSSTIANITLESEAVYYCEVKMPRHTTSIDVNGSGTAVTVYAEPSSMEIPEPQTLVVDTEALLSCAVNGFYPQSISVTWFYRDLQVPLTSITNHLTTNRNGTFSLTSQYRFTPAVRDNGTVCRCQASHPAWRHHVTLERVLDVKYGPQSLNLTSQNRPVLGEGSNKTLELPEGSPLHVSCWSDGNPRPWTGWFKDRGDRLTPVEPPVGCSNKTLHVGAVQREDEGVYWCVARNSYGERNTSFTLLVVVSDYVTSFIARLLATVIFFFLVALMLICTNIIRDNRLRTGLNQGDREPGLSGLKEDD; from the exons ATGATGTCTACGGAAGTTTTCCTCTGTCTTGTCCTCGTGCTACTTTCTGATGTACTGCACCCGTGGTCGGAAG TTCAAGGTCTGGTAGAGGGGTTGGAGGTTCATCAGCCAGCCCAGCTCTCTGCTGCACTCGGAGAGACAGTCACCCTACACTGCAACTTCACCTGCACTCTTCAAGATAGAGATTGGTTGTATGGGAAATTCTACAGAGTGAAAGGAGGGAATAAAATACACATTGACAATAAAACTGTATCACAAACCACATGTACCGTGTCATCCACCATTGCAAATATCACACTGGAGAGTGAAGCTGTTTACTACTGTGAAGTGAAGATGCCACGTCATACTACTTCAATAGATGTGAATGGTTCAGGAACTGCTGTTACTGTTTATG cTGAACCTTCCTCAATGGAGATCCCAGAGCCCCAGACCCTTGTTGTGGATACAGAAGCCCTCCTGAGCTGTGCAGTGAATGGATTCTATCCTCAGAGCATCTCTGTAACCTGGTTCTATAGGGATCTCCAGGTGCCTTTAACCAGCATCACCAACCACCTCACTACAAACAGGAATGGTACATTCTCTCTGACCAGCCAGTACAGATTCACCCCTGCAGTGCGAGACAATGGTACAGTCTGCCGATGTCAGGCCTCCCACCCAGCATGGAGACATCATGTGACACTGGAGAGAGTCCTGGATGTCAAGT ATGGACCCCAGTCCTTGAACCTCACATCCCAGAACAGACCAGTCCTGGGGGAGGGATCAAACAAAACCCTGGAGCTCCCAGAGGGGTCCCCCTTACACGTGTCCTGCTGGTCGGACGGGAACCCTCGACCCTGGACAGGGTGGTTCAAGGACAGGGGGGACAGGCTGACCCCCGTGGAGCCACCTGTTGGGTGCAGCAACAAGACCCTCCATGTTGGAGCGGTGCAGAGAGAGGATGAGGGGGTGTACTGGTGTGTGGCGAGGAACAGCTATGGGGAGAGGAACACCAGTTTCACTCTGCTGGTGGTGGTTTCTGATTACG TCACTTCTTTTATAGCTCGACTCCTGGCCACTGTGATCTTCTTCTTTTTGGTTGCTCTGATGCTGATCTGCACCAATATTATCCGAGATAACCGGCTCCGCACTGGGCTGAACCAAGGAGATCGTGAGCCTGGACTGAGCGGTCTGAAGGAGGATGATTAG
- the LOC131707347 gene encoding tyrosine-protein phosphatase non-receptor type substrate 1-like, whose protein sequence is MSKEAPFFLLHLLSSVLLHSQTGVQGRVVEGLEVHQPARLSAALGETVTLHCNVTCMLQDRDRFYGKFYRVEGGNKIYIDNKTVSQTTCTVSSTIANITLESEAVYYCEVKIVSDTNPTEGTGSGTTVTVYAEPSSVEIPEPPILVVDTEALLSCAVNGFYPQNISVTWFHRDLQVPLTSNTNRLTTNRNGTFSLIRQYRFTPAVQDNGTVCRCQASHPAWRRHVTLERVLDVKYGPQSLNLTSQNRPVLGEGSNKTLELPEGSPLHVSCWSDGNPRPWTGWFKDRGDGLTLAEPPVGCSNETLHVGPVQREDEGVYWCVARNSYGERNTSFTLLVVVHDYVSLVSSVTVAACVLLLGVVLICLYARRKPRAGRGSQSQETAHVMHPPVEAVYALPQRRISKKQQPITETLCTAEEPQLTYADIRFKPLPRHKKKRASENTEILYSETAGVCRPCEESRLEEPVCTVYALAQLP, encoded by the exons ATGTCTAAAGAAGCTCCTTTCTTTCTTCTTCACCTTCTCTCCAGTGTACTGCTGCACTCACAAACTGGAG TTCAAGGTCGGGTCGTAGAGGGGTTGGAGGTTCATCAGCCAGCCCGGCTCTCTGCTGCACTCGGAGAGACAGTCACCCTACACTGCAACGTCACCTGCATGCTTCAAGATAGAGATCGGTTCTATGGGAAATTCTACAGAGTGGAAGGAGGGAATAAAATATACATTGACAATAAAACTGTATCACAAACCACATGTACCGTGTCATCCACCATTGCAAATATCACATTGGAGAGTGAAGCTGTTTACTACTGTGAAGTGAAGATAGTAAGTGATACTAATCCAACAGAGGGGACTGGTTCAGGAACCACTGTTACTGTTTATG CTGAACCTTCCTCAGTGGAGATCCCAGAGCCACCGATCCTTGTTGTGGATACAGAAGCCCTCCTGAGCTGTGCAGTGAATGGATTCTATCCTCAGAACATCTCTGTAACCTGGTTCCATAGGGATCTCCAGGTGCCTTTAACCAGCAACACCAACCGCCTCACTACAAACAGGAATGGTACATTCTCTCTGATCAGACAGTACAGATTCACCCCTGCAGTGCAAGACAATGGTACAGTCTGCCGATGTCAGGCCTCCCACCCAGCCTGGAGACGTCATGTGACACTGGAGAGAGTCCTGGATGTCAAGT atggACCCCAGTCCTTGAACCTCACATCCCAGAACAGACCGGTCCTGGGGGAGGGATCAAACAAAACCCTGGAGCTCCCAGAGGGGTCCCCTTTACACGTGTCCTGCTGGTCGGACGGGAACCCTCGACCCTGGACAGGGTGGTTCAAGGACAGGGGGGATGGGCTGACCCTCGCGGAGCCACCTGTTGGGTGCAGCAACGAGACCCTCCATGTTGGACCGGTGCAGCGAGAGGATGAGGGGGTGTACTGGTGTGTGGCAAGGAACAGCTATGGGGAGAGGAACACCAGCTTCACTCTGCTGGTGGTGGTTCATGATTACG tttctctTGTTTCATCCGTGACGGTTGCCGCCTGTGTCCTGCTCTTGGGGGTCGTATTGATCTGTTTATATGCAAGACGTAAACCGAGAG cAGGACGGGGCTCTCAGAG CCAGGAAACGGCTCATGTGATGCACCCACCAGTGGAAG CGGTATATGCATTGCCCCAAAGGAGAATATCCAAAAAGCAGCAACCAATCACAG AGACACTATGTACCGCTGAAGAGCCACAGCTGACGTACGCTGACATCAGGTTTAAGCCTCTGCCCAGGCACAAG AAAAAGCGGGCTTCTGAAAACACAGAGATCCTGTACAGCGAGACAGCGGGAGTGTGCCGTCCCTGTGAAGAGAGTAGGTTGGAGGAGCCTGTGTGCACTGTGTACGCCCTGGCACAGCTTCCATAG